Within Oncorhynchus nerka isolate Pitt River unplaced genomic scaffold, Oner_Uvic_2.0 unplaced_scaffold_2908, whole genome shotgun sequence, the genomic segment GCCAACTCCTTGAAGGACTTACTATGACATCACTCACTCCAAGTTTGCAGTTGTCTAAAAAACACTATTTTTCTTACTGTATTTATATATCACTTTCAACaggaaagtttttttttaaatcactggaggacgtcatCAACAATGTAGAACGGCCTTTTAAAAATCACACATTActtcaacaactgcagagtttgtgtCCCTGTTTTATAAGATAATActcactgtatttactggtgttaatcagatctcCAGTATTCTCTTCTTCGTCCTCCTCtaatgtgacagtaatctcccccTCTTCATCCTTCATTCCAAAAAGGTCTTCATCCTCCACTCTGGAggcgtctttctcttcttctttcacggtaatagcctcaccctctacttgtttttgtattgtaacagcctcctcttcctcctctttcacgagagcttctttctccgtccagcagaccccctcttctttaacaggaggagagtagcttagtgaaCTCATGTTCGGGAATAATAGCTAGTTAGTATTAGCGACTAGACTAGTGCTAACTTAACCAGCCAGCAAGTTGACTTACAACGTAAATATTAAAATAAATGGTGTATCTAGTTGTTTCCACATAAGTATGTTTAAATCATAGTGGCAAATAAACCACGAAATGTCTAAAGAGCTTGAATGTTCCGACTTTGTTGTCTAGCGAGCTACCTAGGTGACTGCAGTTGTTGAAGAagcgttccgtccactagattatacgtcacagtAGAAACATCGCCTGAAAGACACATATCGCCATCTGctgtctggagggaggaaacGCAGTTGAGGAGGGAAAACTATTTTTCTTCACCATTGAATTATAAAATTATAAAGCAGTTTAGGGAAACGTTTTTTTCCTCTCCATTAAATAAGAATATTATATCAACACGTACAAAGAGCAACAAGTGTTGTTTGATTAGTTCTGATTTTTTAATGAGAATTTTAAGCAAACTATATCTACTCCACATCTGTAATTCTGATTCAGTCAAACAACTAGATATCAAAATAATAACCTAGTTATTGATACCCTTGATAAAATTGAGCAAAAATGTATgtataaaataaatgaataaacttTACCCACTACCAGTATGTTTTAGCCCAAATCCTGGTTACCtctctgctcctacatggtgtaacaatacatcatgtagatgtatataatgaacagactaggtctatactgctcctacatggtgtaacaatacatcatgtagatgtatataatgaacagactaggtctatactgctcctacatggtgtaacaatacatcatgtagatgtatataatgaacagactaggtctatactgctcctacatggtgtaacaatacatcatgtagatgtatataatgaacagactaggtctatactgctcctacatggtgtaacaatacatcatgtagatgtatataatgaacagactaggtctatactgctcctacatggtgtaacaatacatcatgtagatgtatataatgaacagactaggtctatacacTACCgtccaaaagtttggggtcatttagagatatccttgttttttaaagaaaatcacatttttaattTATCATTTAtaaaaacctttttttgctttgtagttatggggtattgtgatgtcattatggggtattgtctgtagattgatgagggggaaaaatgtatttaatccatgtcagaataaggctgtaaattaAATCACTTCCTGAAACAGGAGGTACAAATATATAACATATGTTCACAATATCAACATTCAAAGTATCAAAATGTATGACCAAGCTGGAAGTGTAAATGCCAGCCTAGCCACAATCCTAGAGGTTCactgatgatcaacctcctccttcacatctgactcctgatgatcaacctcccccttcacatctgactcctgatgatcaatctcctccttcacatctgactcctgatgatcaacctcctccttcacatctgactcctgatgatcaacctcctccttcacatctgactcctgatgatcaacctcctccctcacatctgactcctgatgatcaacctcctcctccacatctgaCTCCAGTGATCAATCTAGAGCGTCTTCTTTCTTGGGGGGAATCCCGATGGACGACGTCATCCAATAGGCCGTCATCACCACCACCGCCCACAAGTTAATTGTCATTCAGGTTATCAATGGGAAGAGCATCAGCAATATGTCCTGTCTGGTAACTTGTCTCATTTAATGGATTTAAATTGGCAGGTGCACAGGGAGAAACCCCATGAAAACACTTTTGAAAGTCTTGAACTGTATCAATGTCTGTGGCCTGTGATGTTGGGATAAATGATAGTCCCTTATTATACAAGAGACTAAATTCACAAATTCGACAGCACAacggcagagtcatgtcttaagtgtaaaactaacaatgactcaaaAATCCTTCTGGGAATGTTATGACGTCATAAAGTTATGGGAGGAgttagaaagttggctgtcagaagtacaGTTATACAATGTAAAATGACTTTTGATCCGTCAGTCTGTATATTTCAAAACATGGAATATGAGGGTGTGGTGAGATACCCGATGGTTGGATGATACTTTTCTAATCAGTCATCTTAAATATTATAGTTCAAAcctggaaatcaaccaatcctctGTTGTTAATTCAATAGAAAGGTAATAGAAATAGAAAGGTAAAATGCTTTATTAtctagttaatggagatggaggtgtgttctcgtgggtctgggcaggtttgatgtagttaatggagatggggctgtgttctagtgggtctgggcaggtgtgatgtagttaatggagatggggctgtgttctagtgggtctgggcaggtgtgatgtagttaatggagatggaggtgtgttctcgtggttctgggcaggtgtgatgtagttaatggagatggaggtgtgttctcgtggttctgggcaggtgtgatgtagttaatggagatggaggtgtgtttaaCGTTTGCAAGCTTGAGCTCGATATCGACCTAGTGTGACCTTCCTGGTCCCGTCTCTCAAGTCAGTGAGTCAACACAGGAAGGAGCAATGAATGGATAGTTAATTTATTTCCAAAGCTGCAATGATGGGACACACACAGTATGGATGAATGATCAGTAGTGACGGGATATAAATACCACTCCCACAGCAATTCTACATTCATCTGCCCTGTAATATACTAACAAAAAACCAGTTTAAATGTCTTTCAAAGTCATTGTGATCGTATAGTGGATTTAACAATTCCTACTAATTCCTAATTTactataataaaaataaatacattatttccatgtgtctcatattcactacatCAGAATAAActgtcatccattttagtataaaaaaatatcaaattAACCTGAAATATTACTCAAAGTCCCCCTCTGGTGGCGAAGAAGTATAATACACCTAAACTGACAAAACCGGGCTGATAAACTCGCTGGTGTTCATGAGTTTATAAAACATGTACTTTATACATTTGTCATAAATGACCTGCATTGATGAGACACACAGTGTGGATGAATGATCAGTAGTCGACAGGGTAAAAATAGCACTCCTAAAAGAAGATGCATTTTCCAGTTAGATACCAATTTGAAAGAGGGATCTTTAGCATAAAACCCACATGGAAAACAGAGATTTGGCAAATAACATATAAAGAGAGGCTGACTTGACCAAACCAACAACAGTAGTTACTAAAACATAAATTGCTAATGTGTGATTTAAAACGTGGATTTAATGATGTAATGTCAATTTTATACATTTCTATCCCAGGACCACTCAATTTTCAAATTCTCCATAAATCTGCTGTGGATTACCCAGAATCCTATACCTTTATCACACGAGcggggcagcggtctaaggcactgttctTAAATGAATTGCCTCGTTAAATAGAGGATACAAATATTTTAAACATGTTCGTTACACCGTTACACTGGCAAACAAACTCAGTAGCACAGAGAAGATCATCCATATGACGTTGAGAAATACTGCATTGTGTGTAGTTTGGAAGAGTCACAAAATAAGTTAATAAATATGTAATAACGCAAAAACATTGTTTGTTCTTATAGGTAACCATATCGTGATTACAATTAGCTTACTATGTCTTTAACCACACTGTATTGTTACACTGGTGAGTTAAAACTCATGCTCGTACACTTTAACTTGTTATCTGAAGATAAAATCTACATTTTACtcaactgcgttacccactccagtcagcagatgcgGTCTGGGAATTTAAGGTTGCTGCtggtgtgacgtataatctagtggacggaacgcttctttcaacagcagcaacagttcgtcagccacctcggtagcttgctagACAAATTAGCCGAACCAATATAGCTCTTTAGACGCTTTAGTGTATATTAGCCACTGTGTTTTAAACCCACTTCTATCGTCTAGTTAGTTATCCGATTTAATTTCATATTTACGGTGTTGTTGTTATTAGTCAGCTAGCgggctggttaagttagcattagcctagctagctaacatcccgaCCATGCGGTCACTAAGCTACTCTCCTTCTAAAGAAGAGAAAATATCACAGTAAATCAAGGAGTAGGGAGTGGGGCcgttactgtgaaagaagaggaggacgcgttcagagtgaaagaagaggaagatatcacagtaaaacaagaagtAGAGAGTGGGGCcgttactgtgaaagaagaggaggaccagttcagagtgaaagaggaggatgatATCACGGTAAAAGGAGAGGAAGATGCAGTTTATGGCgtgaaagaggaggggaggagatgactgTTACATCGAaaaaggaggaagaagaaggaggaaCCTGGATATCTGGTTCCGGTTTCCCAAACGCATCTTAAGGCATCCAATGGTTCAAACGAAGAATTTAACCATAAGATGGTTTTTAGAAACCGTTccctgattaacactagtaagtactgtcttaacaacagaggcacaaactctgcagttgaACTGATGTTTGGTGTTAAGGTGGAAATCTGCAATCACTACATCCATATTGtgacttttaaattatttatttacagccattgattcttgaagaatataacacatgcctcatgagctgagttcaactgttgtaccccatcagaaccccaaataatatttttttactataatgtttagaaacaatgtaaatcaacactgtatagcagttaagacagatttgtaccatgtcagctcggggatgtgAACTTGcaaccggttactagtccaacgctctaaccactaggctacccttctgcctcaacatggttaaaactataatgttgatatcatggatggtcagtacttgcatccataggtctgtctgtagttacaTTTATCCAAACCCATAATAATTTTATTACCAAAATAGTGGTGGAATGACagatttgttattgtttgaactgcagattgctgggttgtgtgtgtttttttttaaacagcaacaaaatggctgcccagagacttggttaacagctgagggatgggggaaggagaagtgtaaccactctcaaattcatagagaacGATATTGTAgaaaccttaacccaacacctagcgacctcgtcAAGAAGTTCAGACATCTTGGCGTAACAGTTAAAAGGTGTTGA encodes:
- the LOC135566939 gene encoding zinc finger protein 189-like; this translates as MSSLSYSPPVKEEGVCWTEKEALVKEEEEEAVTIQKQVEGEAITVKEEEKDASRVEDEDLFGMKDEEGEITVTLEEDEEENTGDLINTSKYREQHHDADKAEKSLSRSEHLKKHLQRPTGKKSHHCSECGKSYSRSDSLKLHKRIHQRVHTGEKPHHCFDCGKSFKIRFT